A window of Methanocaldococcus vulcanius M7 genomic DNA:
GTAGTAATGAAGTTTGGAATAATAACAACAGAGAGGGATGAAGTGGTTAACGATCTAATAAGATGCTGTGAAAATTTAAAGATCGACTATAAAATTATAAGTCCTTCAAGTATAGTGGCAGGTTTTGGTGTGGATTTTAAATTAAAATACTATAAATCATTCTTAGATGAGTTAAACTGCTATTTTGTAAGAAACCTTGGATGGGAAAGTTTCTTCAGATTTGATGTTTTAGAATACTTAAATAAATTTGTTCCAGTGATAAATCCTCCTGAGGGATTAAATAGGGCTTCAAATAAATTTTTAACATCTATGCTTCTTGAACTGCATAATATTCCTCAACCAAGAACAATAGCCACTGAAAATATAAACGAAGCAGTTATGTGGGTAGATAAATTCGAAGATGCGGTTTTAAAGCCAATATTTGGATGCAGGGGGGAGGGTATTGTAAGATTAAAAAAAGAAATGTCAATAGCTGTTAAATTAAAGACCTTAACTGAGTTTAAGGAAAAATACGGGGTTTTTTACATACAAGAGTTTATAGAACCGATTGGAAAAGATCATAGAGATATTAGAGCTTTTGTTGTAGATGATGAAGTTGTAGGGGCGATGTATCGAATAGGAGGAGAAAATTGGAAAAATAATGTTTCTCAGGGAGGAAAGATTGAGGTCTGTGAAATAACCGAGGAAATTGAAAAGATTGCTTTAAAAGCGAAAAATGCTCTTGGATTGTTCTATGCGGGTGTTGATATAATTGAATCAGAGGACGGTTTGAAGGTTCTTGAAGTGAACTCTACACCTTCGTGGATTGGTCTATCTAAGGTCTGTGAGACAAATATTGCTGAAAAATTAGTGGAAAAGATTATCCAAAAGATTTGAATGTAGGAATATATATTTTTATATTTAACTTCTAATTTTAATCTTTAAAATCGTTATGGATCAAAGATGGAACAACTGTTTTTTGATACTTATATTTTGAGGACTTTCTTTCAGAATAACCAACATTTGCAGGAGACAATAACTTACTAAAAATTAACTGCCCAATTCGCTGATCTTTATATAAAATAACTGGTTTGTCAAATGCAGCAATTTCTAATGTTATTTTCCCTTTAAATCCTGCATCGATCCATCCAGCGGTTTGATGGGATGTTAAAAAAACTCTTCCTAAACTACTCCTTCCCTGATACTGTGCAGAAATATCATTTGGTAGTTCTATATATTCATTTGTAGTTCCTAAAATTCCTCCTTTTACTACATGATCAACACCATATCTCTCTTTAAAATAATCGATCTTATCATCGCATAACTGAAAATTTAGAGGACAGACCAAAATAGAATGTTTTATTTTTATTTCTTCATAATTTAGTTCCTTTGATAAATCGTAAACCTCATCCCTATAAATAATAAATTCTCCTCCCAACGTAACATCATAACTACACGGCCCAACAAATTTTTCATTAAAAGGTTCTATAACAAGTTTTCCTAATTCTATATATTCCAATATATCTTTATCACTAAGAATCATCACTCTCACCACACACTTTCTAAACCCTACTTATTTTTATAGAATAATTTTTAAATTTTACCCCTTCCATAAATAAAAACCATATTAATTTAAAAACATTAATTATTTTATTTATCTTGTTGTTTGTTTTTATTTTTTTGATTTTTAGGTTTTTAATTTAGATTTTTGTTTTTTAGTTGGTTTTTGTTGGTTTCTGAGGGTTGGTTTGTTTTATTATTTTGTATATTTGGATGCTTTTATTTATGGAGTTTTTTTAGAGTTTTTAGTTATTTATAGTTGTTTTTAGAGATCCATGGTTGATTAATTATATTTTATGTTTTTGTTTTCTATTTATTGTTATTTTTTAAATAAAAGTTTGAATTGTTTTGTTAAAAGGTTTATAAAGAAAAGGGGTTATCTATGGGTAGAAATTTTATAGTGTAGAAAAATATAAATATCAGTAAAAATATTATAATGAAATAAGAAAAATTACCTTATTAAAATCAGCACGGATCGTGATGGAAACACATATTGTATTGGAAAAGATGAAATAGAAACAAATGCTGAATTAAAATCAGCACGGATCGTGATGGAAACATATATTGTCTAACTGTTTTATTCAACTTATCAATATCAATTAAAATCAGCACGGATCGTGATGGAAACTTTTTAACATATTTAGATACAGTAGCTAATATCCATTAAAATCAGCACGGATCGTGATGGAAACAAACTTTTTTGGCTTGTTTTATAACCAACTCCATTATTAAAATCAGCACGGATCGTGATGGAAACAAGTTCATTATATCTCTGAACTGCACTTTACTGGCTATTAAAATCAGCACGGATCGTGATGGAAACTACGGTTCTATCACATAATACATATTCAATGTTTGATAAAAATTAAAATCAGCACGGATCGTGATGGAAACATACATCACAGGAGTAGAATTTAGTAAAGCAGATAGATCATTAATTAAAATCAGCACGGATCGTGATGGAAACCACATTTTACACAAGTGTATGTTTTTCCTGCCCCTGCACTTCCTATTAAAATCAGCACGGATCGTGATGGAAACTTACATATACTTCGTTCAATCGGGGCTCGTGCCCCATCACAATGATTAAAATCAGCACGGATCGTGATGGAAACTCCCTACGAGGGCTGATTTTAACTAAAAAAAAATTAAAAATTAAAATCAGCACGGATCGTGATGGAAACACATAGAACAGATTAAAATAAGTGATTTAAAAAGGAAGATTAAAATCAGCACGGATCGTGATGGAAACACATAGAACAGATTAAAATAAGTGATTTAAAAAGGAAGATTAAAATCAGCACGGATCGTGATGGAAACACATAGAACAGATTAAAATAAGTGATTTAAAAAGGAAGATTAAAATCAGCACGGATCGTGATGGAAACACATAGAACAGATTAAAATAAGTGATTTAAAAAGGAAGATTAAAATCAGCACGGATCGTGATGGAAACAAGGGTTCCCCGTCAAAGTCGTTGGAGACAACAGCATTAAAATCAGCACGGATCGTGATGGAAACTTAAAATAAACGATCCATTTGGTTGGGGTTCGAATAAATTAAAATCAGCACAGGTTGTGATGGAAAGAATTTTACTGGTATAAACTCAACTTCTGTTTCAGAGGTAAAATAACCTACGTTTTGTGATAGAATCAGGAAAAAAGTTATAATTTTTAAATATTAAATTTTATACTTATTAAAATCAGATCTTGGATATTAATTTCTATCAAAAGAATAAAAAAACTAAAAAAATTAATCATTATCTGGCTTAGTGAAAAGGTGTGGATAAGGTTGTATCTGATTGAGAGTTATTATTAAAGAACTGTCCTTTAAGCATTGCAATAACAAATCTTGTCTCGGCCTTATCGAGTTCTTTTAATGAATTTCCTTCAATTATGAATGTGTTGTTTACTTTCTTAATCATTGCTGGAGTATTGGTTTTTATAAACTCAATGATCATGGTTTTGTTATTGTGTTTTAAATACTCACTTTCATTTAGTTTTAACACAGTTATTGCCTTTTTTCCGTTAGAGAAGATACTTTTAACAGTAATATTATCTCCTGATCTGTTTAACTCTACAACAATATTGTGAGGATAAAACTGATTAAACCATTCTAATTTAGTTATAAAATCGATTATAGATATACCTCCCTCTTCTGGTTTTAAACTCATGTTTCCACAAATATAAATCAAAATTTTAGAGTGATAATAGTTGTATATCTCCTGATCCGTTGTATTTATTAGTTTTACATTCTCAGCTTCTCCAAGAGTAGCTCTTAAGGGAACCTCAATTGGAGTATTATTAACTTCGATTAATATACTTTTTTTTAGGTTTATATCTTTTGGATTTGTATTTAAACACATTGTAGCTGAAACTACAAGTAATATAATCCCGAATATCATAAAAAATAATTTTCTCATTCTCTCCCTCCTTTTAAATAATAGTAGAGGTAGTATATTACGAATAGTAATATCACTAAATACCAATATTCTTTTAACCATAGGGATATATAGCCAATATATGGAATAACTAATGGATGGCCATCGATCACCACAACTCTCTGTTTTATCTGATTTACAGAAACAAGTTCTGGATCATGTATTGGGTTATTATCTCCTTTTATTATAAAGTATTTTTCGTTATTATAATTTACTTCATCAATAACTCTGTGAATTACAGGAGTTGTTGGACTTTTGGGTGCGAATATTTCTAAAAGTTTGTATGTTCCTGTTTTTGCTTTTAGATCTCCTAAAAACTTTACTGAGATGTCTTTAACACTGCCTTCATTAAATATACATAGTGTTTTGTAAGGGTTTAAATTGAATCGATAGTATATATCATTTAAAAGATATTGATAACTTGGCCAGTGAGCTTTATACACAACAATGTCTCCAACTTTAACGTCATTTGGGTTAAACTCAAAACCTGCATTCTCAACTACAACAAGATCTCCTCTTTCCATTAGAGGATACATACTGTTGGACACTACAACATTAACGTGGCTCCATATTAAAAACAAAACCACTAAGAAGATTGTCCACTCAACTATATCTCTTTTTTTAATTTTATTAAGATTTAGTTCGATAATTCCACCCCAAAAAGAATGAGTTTATTGATTATCTAAATTTTAACTACTAATTTAACTATTTACCAATTAATTTTAATGGTTTTATAGTAGGTAGTTTTATATTATAATCTTGTAATTTAGTATTTTTATCTTATTTTTATTTTTATCTTTAATTCAAAGGTTCCATTTTGTTTTTAATTTTTAATTTTTAATTCATTATTTTATTTAATCTTAATATAATGGTAGATTTTTCCCCATCCTGGGAATTAAAGCCATAATTACACTTTCCCTACAAAGATCTTTTCTTGTTATGTTTGCATCTGTTAAATATCCAATTAACCCAATATTTTTTCCAATATCTTTGATTTTAGATATTTTCTCAGCAATTATTCCTCCTTCTACTCCTTTTAGCACATTTTCATATACGATCTTTGGATATTCAAAACCTTGGGAGATCCCAACTGTATCTCTAACTCCATCATAAACTACACAAACGTGAACATCAACCCAATGATTACCTATCTTTACCATTCCTGCCTCTATACCAACAGAATATGTGCATTGAATAGTTTCAAAAGCATTTTTGGCTCTATTGTATGCTCCCAAATACGTCTCCTCCAAGCCGATGGGATGAGATGAGACACCACTCTCAACATCCACACCTACAACTTCAACAGTCCCTAACACTCTTTCGAATCCCTCTCGAACTGCTTCCAACTTAACTGGATTTTTAGAACCAACACTTACGATCCTTGATTTATGACGAGCCATGCTTAAACTTTTTGCTTTTTTAAAACAATCCTCATCATCACATAGAAATTTTCCGAATAAGAAAATTTTAGCATCTTTTCCACAAATCTCGCATTTTTTTCCATTTAAATCCATAATATCCCTTAAAAAATTATTCTTTTATCGGATCTGAAAGTTAAGTATTTTCATTTAGTTTGTATTAAATAAAGTATATATAAGTTAAGCATCAAATAAGAAACTCACAAGACAGTTTGATATATTAATTGTATTATTAAACAACTTTCTAATAGATCTTCTTTAAACGATTGTTCTTCTCCCTATTAAGAAATTAAATTTAAAAAGAATATGAGTAATAAACAAATTACTTCAGTATTTTTAGTAGTTATGATAATTAAAATCAGTTAAAAACCAAATAAAACATAAAAAACAAAAAAACAAATAAAAAAGGACATGGACCTTTAAAAATTGTAATAAACATTTGATTAAGTTATTAATAAGCTATGGAAAGATATAGAGGGATACTATGGCTAAAAAGAAAAATAAAACAAAAAAAGATGAAAAATCTCAAAATCTTAGATGTCCAATTGTTTGTGTGCTGGGACATGTAGATCATGGAAAGTGTTTAATACCAAGTGAAAGTGTGTTAACTGAATTTGGAAAAATAGCAATAAAAGATCTCTTTGATAAAGGAACAACAATAGTTAAAAAAGATGAGAATACTGAGGTAAAAGAACTAAATATTAAAGTTTTTGGAGTAGGAAAAGAGGGATTATCTCAAATAACCGCAACCCATGTGTGGAGATTGAAACATTGCGGAAAAATGATAAAAGTGTTATTAAATAACAATCTTGAGATAACAACAACTCCTGAACATCCTTTCCTGACAAACTTAGGATGGTTGCCTGCTGAGGAATTAAGAATCGGATTAAAAGTTGCAATACCCGATGTTAATAATAAAGAAATAAAAATAGAAGAGAATAAAGATTTAATAGTTGGGAAGTTATTACTTGGAATAGACGAGGATGAAATTCCAGATCTTAAAAATCTGAAATTTGTGGAGATTAAGAATATTGAAAAGATAAACTATGACGGTTATGTATACGATCTAACTACAACTACTCATAATTTTATCGCAAATGGCATTTTAGTCCATAACACCACACTGCTCGACAAGATAAGACAGACAAGAGTTGCAAAAAGAGAAGCAGGAGGGATAACCCAACATATTGGAGCGAGTGAGATTCCAATAGAAGTTATAAACCAACTTTGTGGAGATCTGCTAAAAACGTTAAAGGCAGATTTAAAAATCCCAGGACTTTTGGTTATAGATACTCCCGGGCATGAAGCATTCACCTCATTAAGAAAAAGAGGAGGATCTCTGGCAGATATTGCGATATTGGTTGTAGATATTAACGAGGGCTTTAAACCGCAAACAGTTGAGGCAGTTAATATATTAAAACAATGTAAAACACCGTTTGTCGTTGCAGCAAATAAAATCGACTTAATTCCTGGATGGAACTCTAAAAATGTTCCATTTATCCTAAACTTTAATGAAAAAAGCCAGCATCCAAATGCATTAACAGAATTTGAAATAAGATTGTATGAAAATATAATAAAACCATTAAATGAGCTTGGATTTGAAGCGGATCTCTATTCAAGAGTTCAAGACGTAACAAAAACCGTTTGTATAATTCCTGTTTCGGCAATTACTGGAGAGGGTATTCCTGATTTACTTATGATGGTTGCGGGTTTGGCTCAGAAATTTTTAGAGGAGAGGTTAAAACTTAATGTTGATGGTTATGCAAAAGGAACGATATTAGAAGTTAAAGAAGAAAAAGGTCTTGGAACGACAATTGATGCGATAATATATGACGGTATTGCAAGAAGAGGGGACTATTTAGTTGTAGGATTACCAAACGATGTTCTTATCACAAAGGTAAAAGCACTGCTAAAACCAAAACCGTTAGACGAAATGAGAGATCCAAGAGATAAATTTAAACCAGTGAATGAAATTGTCGCAGCTGCTGGAGTTAAGATAGCCGCTCCTGACTTAGATAAAGTTATTGCGGGCTGTCCAATAAGGATCGTGCCAAAAGAAAAGATAGAGGAAGCAAAAGAAGAGGTTGTAAAAGAAGTTGAAGAGGCAAAGATAGAGGTTGATGATGAAGGAATCCTAATAAAGGCAGATACTCTCGGATCTTTGGAAGCGTTGGCTAATGAGTTAAGAAAGGCAGGGGTTAAAATTAAGAAAGCAGAGGTTGGGGATATAACTAAAAAAGACGTGATTGAGGTTGCATCATACAAGCAAACAAATCCTTTAAATGGTGCAATAGTTGCATTCAACGTGAAAATACTGCCAGAGGCACAGAAAGAGATAGAAAAATATGGAATAAAGGTATTTTCAAACAATATACTATATAAGTTAGTTGAGGACTTTACAGAGTGGATTAAGAAAGAAGAGGAGAAGATGAAATATGAGGAATTTGAAAAATTAATTAAACCAGCGATTGTGAAAATCCTTCCAGAATGTATATTTAGGCAGAAAGATCCTGCAATCTGCGGAGTTGAAGTTCAATATGGGACTTTAAAAGTTGGCTACCCCCTAATGAGGGAGGATGGAATGCTGCTCGGGTATGTTAAAGAAATAAAAGATAAAGGAGAGAATGTAAAGGAAGCAAAAGCAGGAAAGGCAGTTTCTATCTCCATAGATGGAAAGGTTGTGTTAAAGAGGCATGTTGATGAAGGTGACTATATGTATGTGGCAGTTCCAGAGAGTCATGTTAGAGAACTCTATCACAAATACATGGATAAGTTGAGACCTGATGAAAAAGAGGCGTTGTTAACATATATGGAGTTAATGCAAAAATTAACAAATAATATCTTCTGGGGACGATAATGAAAAGGTCTCAATTATATATTTTTTAATTTAAGCTTTCTTTTTGATTTTCTTAATTCTTTTTTATAAATTTTCTAACGGATTTTAAATTTAAAATTAAATATGCTAAATAAACTAAAAAAAGACAAAAAATTTAACAAAACTTAAAAAATGAAATTTATTAAAATAAAATTTTATTGTTTGTTAATTAATGGTATTATCAATTAGATCAAGTGAGGATTGTTTTCTACAGAGATGTAGAGTTGCCCTTTTGGCTTGTTATGGACGTAATCTCCAATAAATTTATAGAACGTTCCCTCAATTGGGGTTCCTTCATCTTTTTTACTTAACTTTATAACTGGATTTTCAACTATTCCCTCATATTTAAATGATGGTAAGACCTCATCAACTTTTCCATAAACAACGATTGCTCCTGCCTTCATTTCTCCTCCAACTCTCACGTCAACGTCTCCATCAATAATAATTATTCCACCATTTTGGTGAATTCCAGCCATTATTCCAACATTCCCCTTTATATGAATGAGTCCTTTTCTCATAAACTCTCCAATCTCGTTTCCAGCATTTCCTTCAACTATGATCTTTCCACCACTCATTCCCCTCCAGTCCCCTCTGTATGCAGATCCGACATAATCTCTGGCACTTCCTTTTATTAAGAGTTCTCCCCCTTTCATATTTTGCCCGGCCCAACTATCTGCATTTCCATTGACGATTATTTTACCTCCCTTCATCTCAGCTCCAACATACATTCCTACATCTCCTTCAACTATAACTTCCCCTTTTGTCATCTTTGAACCTACATACTTTAATTTATTGTTGGAGTTTTTAATCACAACTCTTGGCTCTCCCTCTATCTCATTCAACTCCACATCAAAAAGATCTCCAACTTTAACTCTCTTTCTTCCTTGAACTAACTCTAAGTTTTTTATTTCCTCCAAACTTAAATTTTCTATAACATTTGGTATAACTTTGTCCATCTCCACAGGAACGATTATATCTTTTTGGAGAGTCAATATCAACTCTTTCATGCCATCACCATTATTTTTTTAATATTTTTTATGATAAGATTTTTTATTCTATATTTGGCTTTTATTAATACCTTTTAACGATAACTGCCGTTCCATATGCATAATATGTCAACTCCGGAACGGAATAATTTTCATTTGAGATCTCAGCAGTTAATTCATTCGATATTCTTATTCCAATAACAGCGTTTGCACCCATATTTTTGGCAATATCAATTAAATCTTCTAATGCATCCTCTGGATCGTCTCCATAGCCAATAATAACCCCTAAATACTCGACTATTTTAAATCCATCTAATGTATCTGTTGTAGATGTTATCATTCTCAATCACAACAATAATTTTGAAAGATATTTAAGGTCTAAGGAAGATTTAAAGGTAGTTTAAGGGGATAATCCAAAAAGTTAATAACGTTAGTTTTTCAGTTTTAATTGTCTTAATATTAAGTTTTTAATTTATATCTGTTGCATCGATCTTTATAACTCTCCAACTATTTGCATATTTATCAGAGACAGGATAGTTGTCAATATTGACAGAGTAGTATCTTCTAAACTTCTCTTCCACATCCTTTAATACTTCATTCATTAAATCCTCTCCAACTTGGACATCAACATATATTGTGTCTCCAAAGATCTGTTTAACAATATTTCCATCTTTAACTACCACATCTCC
This region includes:
- the mptN gene encoding tetrahydromethanopterin:alpha-L-glutamate ligase, which encodes MKFGIITTERDEVVNDLIRCCENLKIDYKIISPSSIVAGFGVDFKLKYYKSFLDELNCYFVRNLGWESFFRFDVLEYLNKFVPVINPPEGLNRASNKFLTSMLLELHNIPQPRTIATENINEAVMWVDKFEDAVLKPIFGCRGEGIVRLKKEMSIAVKLKTLTEFKEKYGVFYIQEFIEPIGKDHRDIRAFVVDDEVVGAMYRIGGENWKNNVSQGGKIEVCEITEEIEKIALKAKNALGLFYAGVDIIESEDGLKVLEVNSTPSWIGLSKVCETNIAEKLVEKIIQKI
- the dcd gene encoding dCTP deaminase; the protein is MILSDKDILEYIELGKLVIEPFNEKFVGPCSYDVTLGGEFIIYRDEVYDLSKELNYEEIKIKHSILVCPLNFQLCDDKIDYFKERYGVDHVVKGGILGTTNEYIELPNDISAQYQGRSSLGRVFLTSHQTAGWIDAGFKGKITLEIAAFDKPVILYKDQRIGQLIFSKLLSPANVGYSERKSSKYKYQKTVVPSLIHNDFKD
- a CDS encoding S24/S26 family peptidase: MVLFLIWSHVNVVVSNSMYPLMERGDLVVVENAGFEFNPNDVKVGDIVVYKAHWPSYQYLLNDIYYRFNLNPYKTLCIFNEGSVKDISVKFLGDLKAKTGTYKLLEIFAPKSPTTPVIHRVIDEVNYNNEKYFIIKGDNNPIHDPELVSVNQIKQRVVVIDGHPLVIPYIGYISLWLKEYWYLVILLFVIYYLYYYLKGGRE
- the yjjX gene encoding inosine/xanthosine triphosphatase is translated as MDLNGKKCEICGKDAKIFLFGKFLCDDEDCFKKAKSLSMARHKSRIVSVGSKNPVKLEAVREGFERVLGTVEVVGVDVESGVSSHPIGLEETYLGAYNRAKNAFETIQCTYSVGIEAGMVKIGNHWVDVHVCVVYDGVRDTVGISQGFEYPKIVYENVLKGVEGGIIAEKISKIKDIGKNIGLIGYLTDANITRKDLCRESVIMALIPRMGKNLPLY
- the infB gene encoding intein-containing translation initiation factor aIF-2, with protein sequence MAKKKNKTKKDEKSQNLRCPIVCVLGHVDHGKCLIPSESVLTEFGKIAIKDLFDKGTTIVKKDENTEVKELNIKVFGVGKEGLSQITATHVWRLKHCGKMIKVLLNNNLEITTTPEHPFLTNLGWLPAEELRIGLKVAIPDVNNKEIKIEENKDLIVGKLLLGIDEDEIPDLKNLKFVEIKNIEKINYDGYVYDLTTTTHNFIANGILVHNTTLLDKIRQTRVAKREAGGITQHIGASEIPIEVINQLCGDLLKTLKADLKIPGLLVIDTPGHEAFTSLRKRGGSLADIAILVVDINEGFKPQTVEAVNILKQCKTPFVVAANKIDLIPGWNSKNVPFILNFNEKSQHPNALTEFEIRLYENIIKPLNELGFEADLYSRVQDVTKTVCIIPVSAITGEGIPDLLMMVAGLAQKFLEERLKLNVDGYAKGTILEVKEEKGLGTTIDAIIYDGIARRGDYLVVGLPNDVLITKVKALLKPKPLDEMRDPRDKFKPVNEIVAAAGVKIAAPDLDKVIAGCPIRIVPKEKIEEAKEEVVKEVEEAKIEVDDEGILIKADTLGSLEALANELRKAGVKIKKAEVGDITKKDVIEVASYKQTNPLNGAIVAFNVKILPEAQKEIEKYGIKVFSNNILYKLVEDFTEWIKKEEEKMKYEEFEKLIKPAIVKILPECIFRQKDPAICGVEVQYGTLKVGYPLMREDGMLLGYVKEIKDKGENVKEAKAGKAVSISIDGKVVLKRHVDEGDYMYVAVPESHVRELYHKYMDKLRPDEKEALLTYMELMQKLTNNIFWGR
- the fwdC gene encoding tungsten-dependent formylmethanofuran dehydrogenase subunit FwdC; amino-acid sequence: MKELILTLQKDIIVPVEMDKVIPNVIENLSLEEIKNLELVQGRKRVKVGDLFDVELNEIEGEPRVVIKNSNNKLKYVGSKMTKGEVIVEGDVGMYVGAEMKGGKIIVNGNADSWAGQNMKGGELLIKGSARDYVGSAYRGDWRGMSGGKIIVEGNAGNEIGEFMRKGLIHIKGNVGIMAGIHQNGGIIIIDGDVDVRVGGEMKAGAIVVYGKVDEVLPSFKYEGIVENPVIKLSKKDEGTPIEGTFYKFIGDYVHNKPKGQLYISVENNPHLI
- a CDS encoding heavy metal-binding domain-containing protein translates to MITSTTDTLDGFKIVEYLGVIIGYGDDPEDALEDLIDIAKNMGANAVIGIRISNELTAEISNENYSVPELTYYAYGTAVIVKRY